The Vicia villosa cultivar HV-30 ecotype Madison, WI linkage group LG1, Vvil1.0, whole genome shotgun sequence genome includes a region encoding these proteins:
- the LOC131611089 gene encoding phytosulfokines-like: MSSKVSPSLCLIVFFFLFLTFTYATTLGPVTSTNTQYEVLEDGKVNIEENCEGIEEDDCLMRRTLVAHTDYIYTQKQNP; the protein is encoded by the exons atgtcGTCTAAAGTTAGTCCCTCTCTTTGCTTGATAgtgttcttcttcctcttcttaacCTTCACTTATGCAACAACACTTGGCCCTGTCACCTCAACCAATACTCAATATGAG GTATTGGAAGATGGAAAGGTGAACATAGAAGAGAATTGTGAGGGTATTGAAGAAGACGATTGTTTGATGCGAAGAACACTTGTGGCTCATACAGATTATATCTACACACAAAAGCAAAATCCATAG